A part of Desulfobacter sp. genomic DNA contains:
- a CDS encoding transporter substrate-binding domain-containing protein — protein MPRGMMGVILCLLIISGTGAWADTLPRQGKQVVLSAMDQWPPYTDTGMPGSGLFSEICTRAFSRRGYTVTIKFLPWKRALEMTRRGLFHGLIGASLTRDREKDFAYPRNYLFCATHFFTAGATPLTFSAMRDLCPAKVGVLQGSIWVKNVSAHKCFTVEPVPSYEQNIQKLIRGRIDLVIGTKAAFLFHLNRSFPQNAARVKAVYPPVKLDRIFTVFSRQTPGCQRLINEYDMGIEMLRSDGTYGDLLKKYGIEEPALTRPGPPG, from the coding sequence GTGCCCCGCGGCATGATGGGTGTCATCCTCTGCCTTTTAATCATATCCGGCACCGGTGCCTGGGCAGACACCTTGCCCAGGCAGGGTAAACAGGTGGTCCTCTCGGCAATGGATCAGTGGCCGCCCTATACCGATACCGGAATGCCCGGCAGCGGCCTGTTTTCAGAAATCTGCACCCGTGCCTTCTCCCGCAGGGGCTATACCGTAACCATTAAATTCCTGCCCTGGAAACGGGCCCTGGAAATGACCCGCCGGGGCCTTTTTCACGGACTGATCGGCGCCTCCCTTACCCGGGATCGGGAAAAGGATTTTGCCTATCCCCGCAATTATTTATTCTGCGCCACCCACTTTTTTACCGCCGGCGCCACCCCCCTCACCTTCAGCGCCATGCGGGACCTCTGCCCGGCAAAGGTAGGGGTATTGCAGGGCTCCATCTGGGTCAAAAATGTCAGCGCCCATAAATGTTTTACTGTGGAACCCGTTCCCTCCTATGAACAGAATATACAAAAACTGATACGCGGCCGGATAGACCTTGTCATTGGCACCAAAGCCGCCTTTCTGTTTCACCTTAACCGCTCATTTCCCCAAAACGCCGCAAGGGTTAAGGCTGTTTACCCGCCCGTAAAATTAGACCGGATATTCACGGTTTTCTCCCGCCAGACACCGGGGTGTCAGCGGCTCATTAACGAATATGACATGGGCATTGAGATGCTCCGGTCCGACGGCACCTATGGAGACCTATTAAAAAAATACGGAATAGAAGAACCGGCACTGACCCGCCCGGGGCCGCCGGGTTAA
- a CDS encoding methyl-accepting chemotaxis protein: protein MKLKIGAKVNLLIITALILMGGAALIVSTSTMNAEADFAINEYSTDMMGEKRDQIRDLTNSAFTIAKERLDASRDKEAIKKDYGNSVMAVVNQALSVFKALDEDESYIDLEARQTAAINIIDKMRWGIGGKEYFWIQDTDGVMIHHPIKPALNGKNLLGLKDPDGKLFFKELDDAVEKDGAGFVDYKWPKPGFDKPQDKISYVKLFKPWNWVIGSGVYLESTEEQAKADALRSIGAIRYGKNGKGYFFIYDSKGTCILLPAKPERQGKNFWDLQDKKGNYLVRDLIKAADSNPAGGFSKYYFPKPGSDVPLPKTSFMRKLPEWDWYIGTGIYTDDVDAVVNQASKTMKEFVSGSIFKTAVVILGVMVLAMVVSYFVIAKGVVGPIRMIIDMLKDIAHGEGDLTKRITDNSGDETQELAEYFNQFIENVQGMIAKIKGDTQVLTTSSSELAGLSEHMNGAAKDTSGRSASVSAASEQMSANMDSMAAAMEEAATNINMVSAAAEEMSSTISEIAQNAEKARQITTEAVGQAENATSQVDELGTSAKEIFKVVDTITDISSQVNLLALNATIEAARAGEAGKGFAVVANEIKDLAGQTAEASNEIKERVNGIQTSTEGTISEIATISKVVADINDIVSTIATAVEEQSATTGEIAENVTQASLGISEVNENIAQGATAAQGVTEDVAAVTEASGQIADASNQVKEKAGGLSELADALSEMMGKFKV, encoded by the coding sequence ATGAAACTGAAGATCGGGGCTAAGGTGAATCTTTTGATCATCACCGCATTAATTCTCATGGGCGGAGCCGCCCTCATTGTGTCAACCTCAACCATGAACGCGGAAGCAGATTTCGCCATCAATGAATACAGCACCGACATGATGGGAGAAAAACGCGACCAGATCCGGGATCTGACCAATTCGGCGTTCACCATCGCCAAGGAACGGCTGGATGCCTCCAGGGACAAAGAGGCCATCAAAAAGGACTACGGCAACTCTGTCATGGCCGTTGTCAACCAGGCATTGTCCGTGTTTAAGGCCCTTGATGAAGACGAAAGTTATATCGATCTGGAAGCCCGCCAAACAGCGGCAATCAACATCATAGATAAAATGCGCTGGGGCATCGGGGGGAAGGAATACTTCTGGATCCAGGATACAGACGGCGTAATGATACACCACCCCATCAAACCGGCCCTGAACGGTAAAAACCTTCTGGGGCTTAAAGATCCGGACGGCAAATTATTTTTCAAGGAATTGGATGATGCCGTTGAAAAAGACGGGGCCGGATTTGTGGACTACAAATGGCCCAAGCCCGGATTTGATAAGCCCCAGGATAAAATTTCCTATGTCAAACTCTTTAAACCGTGGAACTGGGTCATCGGCAGCGGTGTCTACCTGGAATCCACCGAAGAGCAGGCAAAGGCGGACGCCCTCAGAAGCATCGGCGCCATCCGGTACGGGAAAAACGGCAAGGGATATTTTTTCATCTACGATTCCAAAGGAACCTGTATTCTGCTGCCGGCCAAACCCGAGCGCCAGGGGAAAAATTTCTGGGATCTCCAGGACAAAAAGGGAAATTACCTGGTCCGGGACCTGATCAAGGCTGCGGACAGCAACCCGGCAGGCGGATTTTCCAAATATTATTTCCCCAAACCCGGCTCAGATGTTCCCCTGCCCAAAACCTCGTTTATGAGAAAGCTGCCTGAATGGGACTGGTATATCGGCACCGGTATTTATACCGACGACGTTGATGCGGTGGTGAACCAGGCGAGCAAAACAATGAAGGAATTTGTTTCAGGGTCCATCTTCAAAACCGCTGTCGTCATCCTGGGCGTCATGGTATTGGCAATGGTGGTCTCCTATTTTGTCATCGCCAAAGGGGTGGTGGGCCCCATCCGGATGATCATTGACATGCTCAAGGATATTGCCCACGGAGAGGGGGATCTCACCAAACGGATCACGGACAATTCAGGGGATGAAACCCAGGAACTGGCCGAATACTTCAATCAGTTCATTGAAAATGTCCAGGGCATGATCGCCAAAATCAAGGGCGACACCCAGGTGCTCACGACCTCTTCCTCCGAACTGGCAGGGCTTTCAGAACATATGAACGGCGCGGCAAAGGATACATCGGGTCGGTCGGCATCCGTATCCGCCGCCTCGGAGCAGATGAGCGCCAATATGGACTCCATGGCGGCAGCCATGGAAGAGGCCGCCACCAATATCAACATGGTATCGGCGGCAGCCGAGGAGATGAGTTCCACCATTTCCGAAATCGCCCAAAATGCAGAAAAAGCGCGCCAGATAACCACCGAAGCCGTGGGCCAGGCCGAGAATGCCACCTCCCAGGTGGACGAGCTTGGGACCTCTGCAAAGGAAATTTTCAAGGTGGTGGACACCATCACGGATATTTCCTCACAGGTCAACCTCCTGGCCCTGAACGCCACCATTGAGGCGGCCAGGGCCGGTGAGGCCGGAAAAGGCTTTGCCGTGGTTGCCAATGAAATCAAGGACCTGGCCGGACAGACAGCGGAAGCCTCCAACGAGATCAAGGAAAGGGTCAACGGCATCCAGACCTCCACCGAAGGCACCATTTCGGAAATCGCCACCATCTCAAAGGTGGTGGCCGATATCAACGACATCGTATCCACCATTGCCACGGCCGTGGAAGAACAGTCCGCCACCACCGGTGAAATCGCGGAAAATGTTACCCAGGCCTCCCTGGGCATCTCCGAGGTCAATGAAAATATCGCCCAGGGCGCAACCGCAGCCCAGGGCGTCACCGAAGATGTGGCGGCGGTCACCGAGGCCTCCGGCCAGATCGCCGATGCCAGCAATCAGGTCAAGGAAAAGGCCGGCGGGCTGTCGGAACTGGCCGATGCCCTGTCGGAGATGATGGGCAAATTTAAGGTGTAA
- a CDS encoding dinitrogenase iron-molybdenum cofactor produces the protein MKIAFPVKENRGLDSLVNDHFGVAKEFMIVDLDTRDIEVVPNKKAAGGSSCKTGFLDKDAGVSAVVTKCIGDGGQRGLHSSEIKVYAAGAETVGANLDLYEKGELKLFHIFDLCQGKKNKKEGGCGHHH, from the coding sequence ATGAAAATCGCATTTCCGGTGAAGGAAAACAGGGGGCTGGACAGCCTGGTAAACGACCATTTCGGTGTGGCAAAAGAGTTTATGATCGTCGACCTGGATACCCGGGATATTGAGGTGGTACCCAACAAAAAGGCAGCCGGGGGCTCTTCATGCAAAACCGGATTTCTGGATAAAGATGCCGGGGTCAGTGCCGTGGTAACCAAATGCATCGGTGACGGAGGGCAGCGCGGGCTCCATTCCTCGGAAATAAAAGTGTATGCCGCGGGCGCAGAGACGGTGGGAGCCAACCTGGACCTCTATGAAAAAGGTGAGCTCAAACTATTTCATATTTTTGACCTCTGCCAGGGCAAGAAAAATAAAAAAGAAGGTGGGTGCGGCCATCACCACTGA
- a CDS encoding glutamate synthase — translation MCRLFALTSKDPVSPILAIRALDVMKEGHDGSGVGLLLQDLGGPFEEMKDAPILSGIFTEEGIRRLDLFMMDIGFLTKYKISLKIPKKPVEGIPRREHYLIRAYELPEDWEGLEQEELASRLLNIRLKIREMGEEKKDMMVFSFWPDTIMIKEIGDPMQLAEYLGLDRKELHARVIMAQGRQNTNYAINLYACHPFFIKGYCTMTNGENTAFIPIKDFLSSREITGYTGYQSDSEVFAHILHYSMEELGLGIEGYKHVITPLQREDLEIHPDFEFLSHLKKTCRPLIIDGPNCVIGTLPDHSMFMVQDRKKLRPGVVGGKPGMFAFSSEICGLDAVIPDRDKAKDIQPMHLDTAIVSPERQEVKICRQTEALNLPL, via the coding sequence ATGTGTCGTCTGTTTGCACTGACCAGCAAGGACCCGGTTTCTCCAATCCTGGCCATAAGGGCCCTGGATGTGATGAAGGAAGGCCATGACGGGTCCGGGGTGGGGCTGTTGCTCCAGGATCTCGGAGGCCCCTTTGAAGAGATGAAAGACGCCCCTATCCTTTCGGGCATATTTACCGAGGAAGGCATCCGCCGCCTTGACCTTTTTATGATGGATATCGGTTTTCTCACCAAATATAAAATCTCTTTGAAGATTCCCAAAAAGCCTGTGGAAGGCATCCCCCGCCGGGAACATTACCTGATCCGGGCCTATGAACTGCCCGAGGACTGGGAAGGCCTGGAACAGGAAGAGTTGGCCAGCCGGCTGCTGAACATCCGGCTTAAAATCCGGGAAATGGGCGAAGAAAAGAAAGATATGATGGTCTTTTCCTTCTGGCCGGACACCATCATGATCAAGGAAATCGGCGATCCCATGCAGCTGGCCGAATACCTGGGGCTGGACAGAAAGGAACTTCACGCCCGGGTGATCATGGCCCAGGGGCGGCAGAACACCAACTACGCCATCAACCTCTACGCCTGCCATCCCTTCTTTATCAAGGGATACTGCACCATGACCAACGGGGAAAATACCGCCTTTATCCCCATTAAGGATTTCCTCTCTTCCAGGGAGATTACCGGATATACCGGTTACCAGTCTGACTCCGAGGTCTTTGCCCACATTCTCCACTATTCCATGGAAGAATTGGGGCTGGGCATTGAGGGGTACAAGCATGTGATCACCCCCCTGCAGCGGGAGGATCTGGAAATCCATCCGGACTTTGAATTTTTAAGCCATCTGAAAAAAACCTGCCGTCCCCTGATCATAGACGGTCCCAACTGTGTCATCGGCACCCTGCCGGACCATTCCATGTTCATGGTCCAGGACCGGAAAAAGCTGAGACCCGGCGTGGTGGGCGGAAAACCGGGCATGTTCGCCTTTTCATCGGAAATCTGCGGCCTGGACGCCGTGATTCCCGACCGGGACAAGGCAAAAGATATTCAGCCCATGCACCTTGATACAGCCATTGTAAGCCCTGAACGCCAGGAGGTAAAAATATGTCGTCAAACAGAAGCCTTGAACCTTCCTCTTTAA
- a CDS encoding 4Fe-4S binding protein, whose translation MSSNRSLEPSSLSLNDLPWQIEYNNDRCTLCGQCTAVCPVKAIELNVFQKRIIKTSVAKNAEHSNTYDTFYGIRQRTEVANACIGCAMCTLACPNDAIRPVKNQGLDRMKFHINQGGVPRRRGGRRNASESVLDRIKFTRISMLTDPALDAGRHEFEMRTLLGRVLSPRENMKRLREKGWIPPVREIYPLIIGGMSFGALSPTMWEGLQMGVAYLNEEMGMPVRMCTGEGGCPPRLLRSRFLKYVILQIASGYFGWDEIIHAIPHMKEDPCAIEIKYGQGAKPGDGGLLMWHKVNKLIAAIRGVPAGVSLPSPPTHQTQYSIEESVAKMILSMSMAWGFRVPVYPKISASSTSLAVLNNLTRNDYASGLAIDGEDGGTGAAYSVSMDHMGHPIASCIRDNYLNLAKIGKQNEIPIFAGGGIGKNGNIAANAAALIMLGASGVQIGKYVMQAAAGCVGTEEDRCNVCNLGICPKGITSQDPRLYRRLDPEDVAQRIVDLFVSFDTELKKIVAPLGRSTSLPIGMSDALGIDDKAIADRLSIKYVV comes from the coding sequence ATGTCGTCAAACAGAAGCCTTGAACCTTCCTCTTTAAGCCTGAACGATCTGCCCTGGCAGATTGAATACAACAATGACCGCTGCACCCTCTGTGGCCAGTGCACTGCGGTCTGCCCGGTAAAAGCCATTGAGCTGAATGTATTCCAGAAGCGGATCATTAAAACCTCTGTGGCCAAAAATGCCGAGCATTCCAATACCTATGATACATTCTACGGCATCCGCCAGAGGACGGAAGTGGCAAATGCCTGCATCGGCTGCGCCATGTGTACCCTGGCCTGCCCCAACGATGCCATCCGGCCGGTGAAAAACCAGGGCCTTGACCGGATGAAGTTTCACATCAATCAGGGGGGCGTTCCCCGCCGCAGGGGCGGCCGCCGCAACGCCTCTGAATCGGTGCTGGACCGGATCAAGTTCACCCGGATTTCCATGCTTACGGACCCGGCCCTGGATGCCGGCCGCCACGAGTTTGAAATGCGGACCCTCCTGGGCCGGGTACTCTCCCCCCGGGAGAATATGAAGCGGCTGAGGGAAAAAGGCTGGATTCCGCCGGTGCGGGAGATCTATCCGCTGATCATCGGCGGCATGTCCTTTGGGGCGCTTTCCCCCACCATGTGGGAGGGCCTGCAGATGGGGGTGGCCTATCTCAACGAAGAGATGGGCATGCCCGTGCGCATGTGTACCGGCGAGGGCGGCTGTCCCCCCCGGCTGCTCCGTTCCCGCTTCCTCAAATATGTGATTCTCCAGATTGCCTCGGGCTATTTCGGCTGGGACGAGATCATCCATGCCATCCCCCACATGAAGGAAGATCCCTGCGCCATTGAGATCAAATACGGCCAGGGGGCCAAACCCGGGGACGGCGGCCTGCTCATGTGGCACAAGGTGAACAAGCTTATTGCCGCCATCAGGGGGGTGCCCGCAGGCGTGAGCCTGCCTTCTCCGCCCACCCACCAGACCCAGTATTCCATTGAGGAATCCGTGGCCAAGATGATTCTGTCCATGTCCATGGCCTGGGGCTTCAGGGTGCCGGTGTACCCGAAGATTTCGGCCTCCTCCACCTCCCTTGCCGTGCTCAACAACCTGACCCGGAACGACTATGCTTCGGGGCTGGCCATCGACGGAGAGGACGGGGGCACCGGCGCGGCCTATTCGGTCTCCATGGACCACATGGGCCACCCCATCGCCAGTTGCATAAGGGACAATTACCTGAACCTGGCCAAGATCGGCAAGCAGAACGAGATCCCCATATTTGCCGGGGGCGGCATCGGTAAAAACGGCAACATCGCCGCCAACGCCGCTGCCCTGATCATGCTGGGGGCCTCGGGGGTCCAGATCGGTAAATACGTGATGCAGGCCGCGGCCGGCTGCGTGGGCACCGAGGAGGACCGGTGCAACGTCTGCAACCTGGGGATCTGTCCCAAGGGCATCACCTCCCAGGATCCCAGGCTGTACCGGCGGCTGGATCCCGAAGATGTGGCCCAGCGTATCGTGGACCTTTTTGTTTCCTTTGACACGGAACTCAAAAAGATAGTGGCCCCCCTGGGCCGGTCCACCTCCCTGCCCATCGGCATGTCCGATGCCCTGGGGATTGATGATAAAGCCATTGCCGACCGCCTCAGTATTAAGTACGTGGTGTAA
- a CDS encoding FAD-dependent oxidoreductase yields the protein MKKSDYIFISGRRSEKDGEKRIPSRVLEEIIHQHVQRGNRKLEVQAFGQHGIGGRLWDAGSDEMKIRIIGHSGQRTGSLGNANTTIEIMGPASDDIGWLNAGAEIIVHGSASNGAMNGAAQGRVYIGGNIGARGMTMTKRNPRFEPPELWVLGAAGDYFGEFMAGGIAVVCGHGCEDREKLLGHRPLVGMVGGQVFVRGDAKGYSDKDAKEVVLDDNDWKWLVKNLKVFLEKIGKQDIFGRLANRADWKLFMAKTPQEKAEGPDRASMSWFRDQVWDAELGRGGLIGDLQEVERGTIPLVAKGDQRRYVPVWEQGKYISPCQASCPTGIPVQDRWAMVRADNIDEAVAMGLEYTPFPATVCGYLCPSPCMASCTRNNAYMSPIDVRLLGRAGQDVKPPKPGKKSKKKIAVIGGGPGGISAAWHLTLKGHTPTVFETGKAIGGKIASVIPESRVPADTLNAELDRVGSFIKDIRLGQEIDAESFYKIKNDYDFTVVAAGAKKPRTLPVKGIDRALYANDFLEAAKADKAKPGKKIVIIGAGNVGCDVATEAHRLGAKDILLIDVQKPAAFGKEKEDAEACGAQFRWPLFTKEITARGVLLQDGELLPADTVVVSIGDVPDLGFLGDELALDNGFVKVDNIGRTSDSRVFAIGDAVGIGLITDAIGAGKRAAAAIDQIISGRAPDQETLAPMVDKQRVSLAYYDPRHDADAMDECGQDCASCGKCRDCGICVAVCPEAAISRQDTAAGFEYVVDADKCIGCGFCKGACPCGIWELVPNSPL from the coding sequence ATGAAAAAAAGCGATTATATATTCATATCAGGACGCAGATCTGAAAAAGACGGTGAAAAACGGATTCCTTCCAGGGTACTGGAAGAGATCATCCACCAGCATGTCCAGCGGGGCAATAGAAAACTCGAAGTCCAGGCCTTTGGCCAGCACGGCATTGGCGGACGCCTCTGGGATGCCGGCTCCGATGAGATGAAGATCCGGATTATCGGCCATTCCGGCCAGAGAACCGGTTCCCTGGGCAATGCCAACACAACCATCGAGATCATGGGACCGGCCTCGGATGATATCGGCTGGCTCAATGCCGGGGCCGAGATTATCGTCCACGGCAGCGCCTCCAACGGCGCCATGAACGGCGCGGCCCAGGGCCGGGTCTATATCGGGGGCAATATCGGCGCCCGGGGCATGACCATGACCAAGCGGAACCCCAGATTCGAACCGCCTGAACTCTGGGTTCTGGGCGCGGCCGGGGATTATTTCGGGGAGTTCATGGCCGGGGGCATTGCCGTGGTCTGCGGCCACGGATGCGAAGACCGGGAAAAACTTCTGGGCCACCGCCCCCTGGTGGGCATGGTGGGCGGCCAGGTTTTTGTCCGGGGAGATGCCAAGGGCTATTCCGATAAAGACGCCAAGGAAGTGGTCCTGGACGACAACGACTGGAAATGGCTGGTGAAAAACCTCAAGGTCTTCCTTGAGAAAATCGGGAAACAGGATATTTTCGGCCGCCTGGCCAACCGGGCGGACTGGAAGCTGTTCATGGCCAAAACCCCCCAGGAAAAGGCCGAAGGCCCTGACCGTGCTTCCATGTCCTGGTTCAGGGACCAGGTCTGGGACGCAGAGCTGGGGCGCGGCGGCCTCATCGGCGACCTCCAGGAGGTCGAGCGGGGCACCATTCCCCTGGTTGCCAAGGGTGACCAGAGACGGTATGTCCCGGTGTGGGAGCAGGGCAAGTATATTTCTCCCTGCCAGGCTTCATGCCCCACAGGCATCCCGGTCCAGGACCGCTGGGCCATGGTCCGGGCGGACAATATTGACGAGGCCGTTGCCATGGGTCTGGAATATACGCCTTTTCCGGCCACGGTCTGCGGGTATCTCTGTCCCTCTCCCTGTATGGCTTCCTGTACCCGGAACAACGCCTATATGAGCCCCATTGATGTCCGGCTGCTGGGCCGGGCCGGACAGGATGTGAAGCCGCCCAAACCCGGCAAAAAGAGTAAAAAGAAAATTGCCGTTATCGGCGGGGGGCCCGGCGGCATCTCAGCAGCCTGGCATCTCACCCTCAAGGGCCACACCCCCACCGTTTTTGAAACGGGCAAGGCCATCGGCGGTAAAATCGCCTCGGTCATCCCTGAATCCCGGGTGCCGGCAGATACACTGAATGCCGAACTGGATCGGGTGGGCTCCTTTATCAAGGACATCCGGCTGGGCCAGGAAATAGATGCCGAATCATTTTACAAGATCAAGAATGACTACGATTTCACCGTGGTGGCCGCCGGGGCGAAAAAGCCCAGGACCCTGCCTGTAAAAGGGATTGACCGGGCCCTCTATGCCAATGATTTTCTGGAAGCGGCCAAGGCAGACAAGGCCAAACCGGGCAAGAAAATCGTCATCATCGGTGCGGGCAACGTGGGCTGTGACGTGGCCACCGAAGCCCATCGACTGGGGGCCAAGGATATTCTCCTCATCGATGTGCAGAAGCCCGCCGCCTTTGGCAAGGAAAAGGAGGATGCCGAGGCCTGCGGCGCCCAATTCCGCTGGCCCCTGTTCACCAAGGAAATCACAGCCCGTGGCGTGCTTCTGCAGGACGGGGAACTGCTCCCTGCGGACACCGTGGTGGTCTCCATCGGGGATGTGCCCGACCTGGGCTTCCTCGGTGACGAACTGGCCCTGGACAATGGATTCGTCAAGGTGGACAATATCGGCCGGACCTCGGATTCCAGGGTGTTTGCCATCGGTGATGCCGTGGGCATCGGATTGATCACCGACGCCATCGGCGCAGGGAAGCGCGCGGCTGCGGCCATTGACCAGATTATTTCCGGACGGGCCCCGGACCAGGAAACCCTGGCACCCATGGTGGACAAGCAGCGGGTATCGCTGGCCTATTACGATCCCAGGCATGACGCCGATGCCATGGACGAGTGCGGCCAGGATTGCGCCTCCTGCGGCAAGTGCCGGGATTGCGGCATCTGCGTAGCCGTTTGTCCCGAAGCGGCGATCTCCAGGCAGGATACCGCTGCGGGGTTCGAGTACGTGGTGGATGCCGATAAGTGCATCGGCTGCGGATTCTGCAAAGGGGCATGCCCCTGCGGCATCTGGGAGTTGGTGCCCAACTCTCCCCTATAG
- a CDS encoding ParB N-terminal domain-containing protein, with protein sequence MIKFFKQLFSGKPPEEDTDHVSSFNEQQAEEEDVEFIDHGNISVPLDKITGSVGKYHDFDSRFRPKKHVSGKRFADIKRTMREGGGLPPVSLYQIRNDYYVLDGNHRVAAAKELGWTDIKAKVVELLSGRNTMENLIYIEKKKFFDKTKLKEKIDLTEIGKYNFLEKQILKHQIYLAAQSGRDCDLQKAAKDWHNTIYLPMTAIINSSGLLKYFPDRGIADLYTYISYHHWTRKAGRKYGIGIDQVIPKSMEAFRKSMLEKTTPEYPEMKRTITAFVFINVGVATQNEILEALYALDEIQEVHSVHGSIDILVKMVLQRDFLASDAETIAEFVDHHIRRIEGINRTQTIIPGISKVKTLFNT encoded by the coding sequence ATGATAAAGTTTTTCAAGCAGCTTTTCTCCGGCAAGCCGCCGGAGGAGGACACCGACCATGTCTCTTCCTTTAATGAACAGCAGGCCGAGGAAGAAGATGTCGAATTCATTGACCACGGAAACATCTCCGTGCCCTTGGACAAGATCACCGGAAGCGTCGGCAAATACCATGATTTCGATTCCAGGTTCCGGCCGAAAAAACATGTATCGGGGAAACGGTTTGCAGACATAAAGCGAACCATGCGGGAAGGCGGGGGCCTGCCGCCGGTGAGCCTCTACCAGATCCGAAACGATTACTATGTTCTGGACGGGAACCACCGGGTGGCTGCAGCCAAAGAACTGGGGTGGACGGATATAAAGGCCAAGGTGGTGGAACTGCTATCGGGCCGGAATACCATGGAAAACCTCATCTATATTGAAAAGAAAAAATTCTTCGATAAGACCAAACTGAAAGAAAAGATAGATCTCACTGAAATCGGCAAATACAATTTTCTTGAAAAACAAATACTGAAGCACCAAATCTACCTGGCGGCCCAGTCCGGACGGGACTGCGACCTGCAGAAGGCGGCCAAGGACTGGCATAACACCATCTACCTTCCCATGACGGCCATCATCAACAGCAGCGGCCTGCTCAAATACTTTCCCGACCGGGGCATCGCCGACCTGTACACCTATATTTCGTACCACCACTGGACCCGGAAGGCCGGCAGGAAATACGGCATCGGCATCGACCAGGTCATTCCAAAAAGCATGGAGGCCTTCAGGAAATCCATGCTGGAAAAAACCACTCCGGAATACCCGGAGATGAAGCGGACCATCACCGCCTTTGTTTTCATCAATGTCGGCGTGGCCACCCAGAACGAAATCCTGGAAGCCCTTTATGCCCTTGACGAAATTCAGGAGGTCCACTCGGTCCACGGCAGCATTGACATTTTGGTGAAAATGGTATTACAAAGAGACTTTCTGGCCTCAGATGCCGAAACCATAGCTGAATTCGTCGACCACCACATCCGCCGCATTGAGGGCATCAACAGGACCCAGACGATCATCCCCGGTATTTCAAAGGTCAAAACCCTGTTTAACACCTGA
- a CDS encoding metallophosphoesterase — protein sequence MGAVPTSIRKHNLRLLAVSDFIDRELTRKIEKRTLGPVDLIISCGDLAPEYIAMLRDRLDAPLYYVRGNHDIRYTRENTMGCENIHGRIISVGSLNILGLEGSMWYNGGPNQYTEAEMKKNIFWMGLKIWRKKPIHMVVTHASPRHIHDREDPCHRGFDCFNRLIAKLAPDYFIHGHIHDAFNTFEDRVTRVKETQVINTCGHTLIDI from the coding sequence ATGGGCGCCGTACCGACTTCGATCCGGAAACACAATTTAAGACTGCTGGCCGTATCTGACTTCATTGACAGGGAGCTGACCCGGAAAATAGAAAAACGCACCCTGGGACCGGTGGACCTCATCATCTCCTGCGGCGACCTGGCACCGGAATACATCGCCATGCTCCGGGACCGCCTGGACGCCCCTCTTTACTATGTGCGGGGTAACCACGACATCCGCTACACCAGGGAAAATACCATGGGATGCGAAAACATCCACGGCAGGATTATCAGCGTGGGCAGCCTGAACATCCTGGGCCTGGAAGGGTCCATGTGGTATAATGGCGGACCCAACCAGTATACCGAAGCTGAAATGAAAAAAAACATTTTCTGGATGGGACTTAAAATCTGGCGGAAGAAACCCATCCATATGGTGGTCACCCACGCCTCCCCACGCCATATCCATGACCGGGAGGATCCCTGCCACCGGGGATTTGACTGCTTTAACCGCCTTATTGCAAAGCTGGCCCCGGATTATTTTATCCACGGCCACATCCATGATGCGTTTAACACCTTTGAAGACCGGGTCACCCGGGTAAAGGAAACACAGGTGATCAACACCTGCGGACATACATTAATCGATATCTGA